A single genomic interval of Macadamia integrifolia cultivar HAES 741 chromosome 6, SCU_Mint_v3, whole genome shotgun sequence harbors:
- the LOC122082720 gene encoding S-type anion channel SLAH3-like: MASKSKIDASQSINDSNSQMHSVSISLRSSPLRLHLESSKRVFSSDQEGINVKNGIPNPPATSIAASTEYPKHEKFYSQPIPASTPYSEAAIKGESPNPVENQQRNPRIDRPKDRRFDCFKTWSGKLKMQLSHLRGKQCELEPAVNVSQNVENEALPVARYFDALEGPELDTLRASEELVLPEDKKWPFLLRYPISSFGICLGVSSQAILWKTLATSKSMSFLHISLTVNLVLWCISVALMVSVLFTYFLKVIFYFEAVHREYYHPIRVNFFFAPCIASLFLVLGVPPLVAKSLHAALWYILMTPIICLELKIYGQWMSGGQRRLSRVANPSNHLSIVGNFVGALLGASMGLKEGPIFFFAVGLAHYMVLFVTLYQRLPTNETLPKEYHPVFFLFVAAPSVASMAWAQIQGVFDYGSRIMYFIALFLYFSLGVRINFFLGFRFSLSWWAYTFPMTGASIATIRYSNEVTNPVTQILSVLLSGISTFTVMALLITTILHAFVLRDLFPNDISIAISHKRSKTGKKRFHLRSGSSNTKDIEASLKP, encoded by the exons ATGGCTTCCAAGAGCAAGATTGATGCATCTCAATCAATTAATGACTCCAACTCTCAAATGCATTCAGTTTCCATCAGCCTGCGTTCTTCTCCTTTGAGGCTTCACTTAGAAAGCAGTAAAAGAGTTTTCTCCAGTGATCAAGAAGGAATAAATGTCAAAAATGGGATTCCTAATCCTCCTGCTACATCCATTGCTGCTAGCACTGAATATCCGAAGCATGAAAAGTTTTATTCTCAGCCCATACCTGCCAGCACTCCATATTCTGAGGCAGCTATCAAGGGTGAATCCCCCAATCCTGTTGAGAATCAACAGAGAAATCCAAGGATTGATAGGCCCAAGGATAGGCGGTTTGATTGTTTCAAAACTTGGTCTGGGAAACTCAAGATGCAGTTATCACATTTACGTGGAAAACAGTGTGAACTAGAACCAGCTGTCAATGTTTCACAGAATGTTGAGAATGAAGCTTTACCTGTGGCTCGGTACTTCGATGCCTTAGAAGGGCCTGAATTGGATACCCTTAGA GCTTCAGAGGAGTTAGTTCTCCCGGAAGACAAGAAGTGGCCATTCCTTCTGCGTTATCCAATATCTTCATTTGGTATCTGCCTTGGTGTCAGTAGCCAAGCCATCCTGTGGAAAACCCTGGCAACCTCCAAATCCATGAGCTTTCTCCACATCAGCCTGACCGTCAACCTTGTCCTGTGGTGTATCTCTGTTGCTCTTATGGTCTCTGTTCTCTTCACCTACTTTCTAAAAGTCATATTTTACTTTGAAGCAGTCCATCGTGAGTACTACCATCCCATCCGTGTCAACTTCTTCTTTGCCCCATGTATAGCCTCTCTGTTCTTAGTTCTTGGTGTCCCACCTTTGGTTGCCAAAAGCCTTCATGCTGCCTTATGGTACATTCTCATGACTCCAATTATCTGTCTTGAACTTAAAATCTATGGGCAGTGGATGTCGGGAGGTCAGCGAAGACTTTCGAGGGTGGCCAATCCTTCAAATCATCTCTCAATTGTTGGTAACTTTGTGGGTGCATTGCTGGGTGCTTCAATGGGTCTGAAAGAAGGgcctatcttcttctttgctgttGGATTGGCTCACTACATGGTCCTATTTGTAACCCTCTACCAGAGACTTCCAACAAATGAGACACTTCCAAAGGAATACCATCCagtattctttctttttgttgcgGCACCCAGTGTTGCGTCCATGGCATGGGCACAGATTCAAGGGGTGTTTGATTATGGGTCGAGGATTATGTACTTCATTGCTTTGTTCCTATATTTCTCACTG GGTGTTCGAATTAATTTTTTCCTAGGTTTCAG GTTCTCCCTGTCATGGTGGGCCTACACTTTCCCAATGACTGGGGCATCTATTGCCACCATCAGGTACTCTAATGAAGTCACAAACCCGGTAACACAGATTCTATCAGTTCTTCTTTCTGGCATTTCTACCTTCACAGTAATGGCTCTGCTCATCACCACTATCCTTCATGCCTTTGTGTTGCGAGACCTCTTTCCGAATGATATTTCCATAGCCATTTCGCACAAAAGGTCAAAGACAGGCAAGAAACGGTTTCATCTGCGATCCGGAAGTTCAAATACCAAAGACATTGAAGCTTCTCTGAAACCATAA
- the LOC122081400 gene encoding S-type anion channel SLAH3-like — translation MMASREKSDPYQSISDSTTVYAGDALNGESLKPVENQQRNPRMDRRFNSFKTWSGRLERQLAVLNGKQIEPEAEVNVLQNAEIEVLPVNRYFDALEGPELDTVRDSEELVLPVDKKWPFLLRFPINSFAICLGVGSQAVLWRDLATTKSMSFLHISLTINLVLWCISVALVVTVSFIYSLKVIFYFEAVRREYYHPIRVNFFFAPWISALFLAVSLPPLVAKNIHTAIWYILMIPIFCLDLKIYGQWMSGSQRKLSVVANPTSHLAIVGNFLGAFLGAYMGLKEGPIFFFAVGLAHYIVLFVTLFQKLPTNDTLPKELHPVFFLFIAVPSVVSIAWALIQGVFDYGARIPYFISLFLYFTLAVRINFFRGFRFSLTWWAYTFPVTGVSIATVAYSDEVTNLFTQILTVVLSSISALVVIAMLSTTIFHAFVLQDLFPNDKAIAISVKRPVKRPKTDKKRCHLQFGSSDTKNNIEASPKSESFVYIDIGNYLESTSSVS, via the exons ATGATGGCTTCCAGAGAAAAAAGTGATCCATATCAATCAATTAGTGATTCCACCACTGTATATGCTGGGGATGCTCTTAATGGTGAATCCCTTAAACCTGTAGAGAATCAACAGAGAAATCCAAGGATGGATAGGCGGTTTAattcttttaaaacttggtCTGGGAGGCTCGAGAGGCAGTTAGCAGTTTTAAATGGAAAGCAGATTGAACCAGAAGCAGAGGTCAATGTTTTGCAGAATGCTGAGATtgaagttttacctgtaaataggTACTTCGATGCCTTAGAAGGGCCTGAGTTGGATACTGTTAGA GATTCAGAGGAGTTGGTGCTACCAGTAGACAAGAAGTGGCCATTCCTTCTCCGTTTTCCAATAAATTCATTTGCTATCTGCCTTGGTGTTGGTAGCCAAGCAGTCCTGTGGAGAGACCTAGCAACCACCAAATCCATGAGCTTTCTCCACATCAGCCTGACCATCAACCTTGTCCTGTGGTGTATCTCTGtcgctcttgtggtcactgtctCCTTCATCTACTCTCTGAAAGTCATATTTTACTTCGAAGCAGTCCGTCGTGAGTACTACCATCCCATCCGTGTCAACTTCTTCTTTGCTCCATGGATCTCTGCGCTGTTCTTAGCTGTTAGTCTCCCACCTTTGGTTGCCAAAAACATTCATACTGCTATCTGGTACATTCTTATGATCCCAATTTTCTGTCTTGATCTTAAAATCTATGGACAATGGATGTCGGGAAGTCAGCGGAAACTATCAGTGGTGGCCAATCCTACAAGTCATTTGGCAATTGTTGGTAACTTCTTGGGTGCATTTCTGGGTGCTTATATGGGGTTGAAAGAAGGgcctatcttcttctttgctgttGGATTAGCCCACTACATCGTCCTATTTGTAACACTCTTCCAGAAACTTCCAACAAATGATACACTTCCCAAAGAATTGCATCCagtattctttcttttcattgcGGTACCCAGTGTTGTTTCTATTGCGTGGGCACTGATTCAAGGGGTATTTGATTATGGAGCCAGGATTCCATACTTCATTTCTTTGTTCCTATATTTCACACTG GCTGTTCGAATTAATTTTTTTCGAGGTTTCAG GTTCTCACTAACATGGTGGGCTTACACTTTCCCAGTAACTGGGGTATCTATTGCCACAGTCGCCTACTCTGATGAAGTCACAAACCTTTTTACACAGATTCTAACAGTTGTTCTCTCTAGCATTTCGGCCCTCGTAGTAATAGCTATGCTCAGCACCACTATATTCCATGCCTTTGTGTTGCAAGACCTGTTTCCGAATGATAAGGCCATAGCCATTTCAGTGAAAAGGCCAGTGAAAAGGCCAAAGACAGACAAGAAACGGTGTCATCTGCAATTTGGAAGTTCAGATACCAAAAACAATATTGAAGCTTCTCCGAAATCAGAATCCTTCGTCTACATCGACATTGGAAATTATTTGGAATCAACAAGCTCAGTTAGTTAA